In Syntrophomonas wolfei subsp. wolfei str. Goettingen G311, a single window of DNA contains:
- a CDS encoding ArsR/SmtB family transcription factor, giving the protein MATAGEDCCEVQCIHEDKVKLARRERLDEDTVMALADIFKTLGDATRLRILSALMQQELCVCDLAAVIDMSDSAVSHQLRVLRSQKLVKFRREGKVVYYSLADDHVRTLFAQGLEHVNE; this is encoded by the coding sequence ATGGCGACGGCTGGGGAAGACTGCTGTGAAGTCCAGTGTATTCATGAAGATAAGGTGAAGCTGGCTCGCCGGGAGAGGCTGGATGAAGACACGGTAATGGCTTTGGCGGATATTTTCAAAACCCTGGGGGATGCTACCAGGCTTAGAATACTCTCTGCTCTGATGCAGCAGGAGTTGTGCGTATGCGACTTGGCGGCCGTTATCGATATGTCTGATTCGGCGGTTTCGCATCAGCTGCGGGTATTGCGCAGCCAGAAGCTGGTCAAGTTTCGCCGGGAAGGGAAGGTAGTCTACTATTCCCTGGCGGATGATCATGTCAGAACTCTTTTTGCCCAGGGATTGGAGCATGTTAATGAGTGA